One genomic segment of Mytilus galloprovincialis chromosome 5, xbMytGall1.hap1.1, whole genome shotgun sequence includes these proteins:
- the LOC143076959 gene encoding uncharacterized protein LOC143076959 translates to MSTKRKHEVPDQQEPKRRHTEVPGQQDPVRKKVCDHIYGNKFWGPYLSERQWCTVREETLGNCWESTAYEEITLDSYRWGEDGIFGLSDEQQQLCMGLSLWNGKDSVVKERFFGLTGPQGNHGEDVKELYFYLDNEPDHRYMKALYLYPQTEFPYTELIEQNKGRSPRQSEYEVLDTGVFDDGHWQIMVEYIKPENDTILCRYTVTNISHEVQTLNLSPKFWFRHDYDTKQMSNVPCFQVKGGESAVSVSYQLGEFCINFSKSSSGQSPEIELKRNHSNTKPDCCYAAYTLEVEPGGQDIIEWELLPVGKHSNLDNSSNVIQEWKIKAEAFYNSLFDCQWSDQEKSVAKGAWAGLLWNKQFYYYDVDEWYHRGQATENKVKTVKPGNWDVMERNIKWRKHLKAKDILSVPDKWEFPWFATWDTCFQMIPFCRLDPDFAKHQLLLLLSERYMSPEGQLPGCEFNYDDNNPPIHAWTSLKVFQMTGGTDLNFLFSSFCKLHKNYNWWMTNLQCRDRFIFHGGFLGLDNISVVDRGCPPEGYTIKQV, encoded by the exons AtgtcaacaaaaagaaaacatgaGGTACCAGATCAACAGGAGCCAAAGAGGAGACATACTGAGGTACCAGGCCAACAGGATCCTGTAAGGAAGAAAGTCTGTGATCATATCTATGGAAATAAATTCTGGGGTCCATATTTATCAGAGAGACAGTGGTGTACTGTTAGGGAGGAAACATTAGGAAACTg TTGGGAAAGTACAGCCTATGAGGAGATAACTCTTGACAGTTATAGATGGGGAGAGGACGGTATATTTGGTCTGTCTGATGAACAGCAACAACTTTGTATGGGACTGTCTTTATGGAATGGCAAAGATTCTGTTgtaaaagaaagattttttggACTAACAGGACCACAG GGTAACCATGGAGAGGATGTTAAAGAGCTATATTTCTACTTGGATAATGAACCTGACCACAGATACATGAAGGCCTTATATTTGTATCCTCAGACAGAATTTCCATACACAGAACTTATAGAGCAGAACAAGGGGAGATCACCAAGACAATCAGAATATGAGGTATTGGACACTG GTGTGTTTGATGATGGCCATTGGCAGATTATGGTTGAGTATATTAAACCTGAAAATGACACCATTCTGTGTAGATATACAGTAACAAATATAAGTCATGAAGTCCAAACACTCAACTTGTCTCCAAAGTTTTGGTTCAG acatgATTATGATACCAAACAAATGAGTAATGTCCCCTGTTTTCAGGTCAAAGGTGGAGAATCAGCTGTTTCTGTCAGTTATCAGTTGG GTGAATTCTGTATAAACTTTTCAAAATCAAGCTCAGGTCAATCTCCAGAAATAGAATTGAAGAGGAACCATTCAAATACAA AGCCAGACTGTTGCTATGCAGCATACACACTTGAGGTAGAACCTGGTGGACAGGATATTATAGAATGGGAGTTATTACCTGTAGGAAAACATTCTAACCTTGATAATAGTTCTAATGTTATACAAGAATGGAAGATTAAAGCTGAGGCATTTTATAATTCA CTGTTTGATTGTCAATGGTCAGACCAAGAAAAGAGTGTTGCTAAGGGGGCTTGGGCAGGACTTCTGTggaataaacaattttattattatgatgTTGATGAGTGGTATCACAGAGGACAAGCTacagaaaataaagttaaaacag tTAAACCTGGAAACTGGGATGTAATggaaagaaatataaaatggaGAAAACATTTAAAAGCTAAAGATATCCTATCTGTGCCAGATAAATGGGAGTTCCCATGG TTTGCTACATGGGATACATGTTTTCAGATGATACCATTTTGTCGTCTTGATCCTGACTTTGCCAAGCATCAGTTACTGCTATTGTTATCAGAAAGATACATGTCACCAGAAGGCCAG TTACCAGGATGTGAGTTCAACTATGATGACAATAATCCACCTATTCATGCATGGACAAGTCTAAAGGTGTTCCAAATGACTGGAGGAACTGATCTAAACTTCTTATTCAGCTCTTTCTGTAAACTTCATAAGAATTATAACTG GTGGATGACAAATCTCCAGTGTCGTGACAGATTCATATTCCATGGTGGATTTCTAGGCTtagacaatataagtgttgtagacagaggctgtccaccagagggatatacaattaaacaggtatga
- the LOC143074993 gene encoding uncharacterized protein LOC143074993, protein MPIKLKDLFIICESVEKIIQWCFSLGLILDLSGEVCKKCSHGHFSLRKDSSFSNDIFYWKCSNKKCNKKVSIRNGSWFQGHNLSLEKILFITYFWIYKIDQEFVKHQLSICNQTIVAWYNYCREVCIEILEIDSEKIGGENVIVEIDESKFGKRKYHKGRRVEGQWVFGGIERDSKKSFFASVENRTKETLLKLIKDNIKPGTTIISDCWKAYDCLGSEGFEHLKVNHSVNFVDPETGAHTNSIESTWRALKKSLPKYGTVKSLYDTYFSQYCVRKKYIIGSDNPFLAFINLIKKVYNPEKQKQALITTETITVSVPQPASKNPRVLNEITNTLNSSMDDFQA, encoded by the coding sequence ATGCCGATCAAGTTAAaagatttgtttattatttgtgaaAGTGTTGAGAAAATTATTCAGTGGTGTTTTTCACTAGGATTAATTCTAGATTTATCTGGAGAGGTATGTAAAAAGTGTAGCCATGGACATTTCAGTTTAAGAAAAGACAGTTCTTTTTCAAACGACATTTTTTATTGGAAGTGCAGCAacaaaaaatgcaataaaaaggtCTCCATCAGAAACGGATCCTGGTTTCAAGGACATAATTTAAGTttggaaaaaatattattcatcaCTTATTTCTGGATTTACAAAATAGACCAAGAATTTGTTAAACATCAACTTTCTATTTGTAATCAAACAATCGTAGCTTGGTACAATTATTGCCGTGAAGTTTGCATAGAAATTTTGGAAATAGACAGTGAAAAAATAGGTGGAGAAAACGTTATCGTAGAAATAGACGAAAGTAAATTTGGAAAAAGAAAATACCATAAAGGGCGTCGAGTTGAAGGACAGTGGGTCTTTGGAGGTATAGAAAGAGACAGcaaaaaaagtttttttgcaTCAGTAGAAAATCGGACAAAAGAAACACtgttaaaattaataaaagacaACATAAAACCAGGAACCACAATCATCAGCGACTGTTGGAAGGCATATGATTGTCTAGGATCTGAGGGATTTGAACACTTAAAAGTCAACCATTCTGTAAATTTTGTAGACCCTGAAACAGGAGCGCATACAAATTCGATTGAAAGTACTTGGCGAGCACTTAAAAAATCACTTCCAAAATACGGCACAGTAAAATCCCTTTATGACACTTATTTCAGTCAATATTGTGtacgaaaaaaatatattattggcTCTGACAACCCTTTCCTAGCATTTATTAACCTTATTAAAAAAGTGTATAATCcggaaaaacaaaaacaagccCTAATTACGACAGAAACCATCACCGTCAGTGTACCACAACCTGCATCTAAAAATCCAAGAGTACTAAACGAAATAACAAACACACTAAATTCTAGTATGGATGATTTTCAAGCTTAA